The genomic window CGGGTTCACAGAGATGAAACCGGCATTGATGGCCGCCGTTCTGGAGAGTTTCGGGCGCCTGAAATCCACCCATGATCTGCTGATCGTCGAAGGCGCGGGCAGCCCGGCAGAGGTGAACCTGCGGGCCGGGGATATTGCCAATATGGGGTTTGCGCGGGCGGCGGATGTGCCGGTGATCCTTGCGGGGGATATCAACCGGGGCGGTGTGATTGCGCAACTTGTGGGGACACAGGCGGTGATTGACCCGGATGATGCCGCGCGGGTGGCGGGCTTCCTGATCAACAAGTTCCGGGGCGATGTCAGCCTGTTCGATGACGGCTATCGCTTTATCGAGACACGGACCGGATGGCCCGGTTTCGGGGTGCTGCCCTGGTTCCAAGATGCCTGGAAACTGCCGGCGGAGGATGCGTTGTCATTGCAGGCACCGGCGCGCGAGGGCGGGGTGCACATTGTCTGCCTGGCCCTGTCGCGGATCGCGAATTTCGATGATCTGGACCCTTTGATGCAGGAACCCGGCGTGCGGTTGACCATGCTGGGGCCGGGGCGTGCACTGCCCGGTGATGCGGATCTGGTGATCGTGCCGGGCACGAAATCGACGCGGGGCGATCTGGCGTTCCTCAGGGCGCAGGGCTGGGATATGGACCTGATCGCCCATCACCGGCGTGGGGGTCATGTTCTGGGGATCTGCGGCGGCTATCAGATGCTGGGTCGGGTGGTGGCGGACCCGGACGGGATCGAGGGCCCGGCGGGAGAGACCGCCGGTCTGGGCCTGCTGGATATTGCAACCGTGATGACGGCCGAGAAGCGGCTGAGTGAGGTGGAGGCCCGACATATGGACAGCGGTGCCGCGTTTCAGGGGTATGAAATACATATCGGCCAAAGCGACGGGCCCGACAGGGCGCGGCCCTTTGCATATGTGGCAGGCGTGGCCGAGGGCGCGATAAGCGCCGATGGGCGTGTGCAGGGCAGTTATCTGCACGGCATGTTCCGCGATGACGGGTTTCGAGCCGCCTGGCTGGACCGGTTTGGTGTTGCCGCCCGGGATGACCCCTATGGAGAGGGCGTGGAACAGACCCTGGACGCGCTGGCCGATCATATGGAGGCGCATCTGGATATCGGCGGGCTGCTTGGGCTGGCGCGGTAAGGGGAGGCGGTTTGTGCCTGTATCGGCCTCAAATCATGGGGTTCCGACCTGGCATTTGAGGCCCATACCACAAGAAAACTGGCGAAATGTTTCAGTCCGTGATAAAGGTTAACGCAATGTGCTCAAAGAAGCGCTGTTTTGAGGTGAAAATCCGGGACATCCTGCCCGCGTTTTACGTGGCTGCGTCCCGACTGACAGGATGTTGACATGAGCACAGCGACCGCCTCGGATCATTTCTTTCGTGCGACCATGAGGCATTTTGCCGAGTTGAGAAGCTCGGGGCCTGATCAGGGCACATCACAGATTCCGTTCCCGAAAGATTGGTTCGATCTGCCCCAGGATGTCCTGGCCGATTTCGGGGCGCTGGTCTTTCTTGCCTCGTTGACTGATTATCATCGCCTAAGACAGCTTTCGGATTTGTTTACCAGTTTCGAACCGCCGCTCAGATTGGGGCAATACAAGGTGTTCCGGTCAAACGGGTATCCGCGTGCGGTGATAACCTGGGCCGGCTTGGGGCCAGAACAGGAATATGGTTTTGCGGTGGATCACAAACCGCTGCGGCCCGAAGACTGGAACAGCGGTACCTCGCCCTGGCTGATCGATTTCATTGCCCCGTTTGGCCATATTGATCAGATCGTTCCTCATCTGACCGAAAATCCCGATCTCCTGCATGTCAGAACACTTTGGCATAACAAGCCGGGCACACGTTACCGGATTGTGGAATGGAGCCGACCCGCAGGTGAAGCCGAGGTGCGGGTGAAATCTTATGGGGTCGGGCAATTCAAACGTTTTCTGAATGGAGGCGGCGATGGGCACACCCCCTGATATCGGTGGCGATACGTCTGGAAGTGTCGAAGAAGACAGCGGTCTTCTGGTGACGGGCGATCTGGATGATGTCAGCGGCAATACGGCTGCTGACACATGGACGATCCAGAGCGGCGCAACCTATGGTACGGCCAGCATTGACCCGACCACAGGGGTCTGGACCTATGATCTGGATGACACCAACGCGGTGGTTGATGCGCTGGATGCGGGCGAGACCCTCACGGATACGTTCAGGGTGCGTCTTTCTGACAGCCGGGGCAATGACACAGAAACCGTGACGATCACGATTAC from Rhodophyticola sp. CCM32 includes these protein-coding regions:
- a CDS encoding cobyric acid synthase, which translates into the protein MRAVMIQGTGSDVGKSMLVAGLCRAARRRGLSVAPFKPQNMSNNAAVTADGGEIGRAQALQALACGLAPITDMNPVLLKPETDTGAQVVVQGVRFASASARGFTEMKPALMAAVLESFGRLKSTHDLLIVEGAGSPAEVNLRAGDIANMGFARAADVPVILAGDINRGGVIAQLVGTQAVIDPDDAARVAGFLINKFRGDVSLFDDGYRFIETRTGWPGFGVLPWFQDAWKLPAEDALSLQAPAREGGVHIVCLALSRIANFDDLDPLMQEPGVRLTMLGPGRALPGDADLVIVPGTKSTRGDLAFLRAQGWDMDLIAHHRRGGHVLGICGGYQMLGRVVADPDGIEGPAGETAGLGLLDIATVMTAEKRLSEVEARHMDSGAAFQGYEIHIGQSDGPDRARPFAYVAGVAEGAISADGRVQGSYLHGMFRDDGFRAAWLDRFGVAARDDPYGEGVEQTLDALADHMEAHLDIGGLLGLAR
- a CDS encoding toxin-activating lysine-acyltransferase, coding for MSTATASDHFFRATMRHFAELRSSGPDQGTSQIPFPKDWFDLPQDVLADFGALVFLASLTDYHRLRQLSDLFTSFEPPLRLGQYKVFRSNGYPRAVITWAGLGPEQEYGFAVDHKPLRPEDWNSGTSPWLIDFIAPFGHIDQIVPHLTENPDLLHVRTLWHNKPGTRYRIVEWSRPAGEAEVRVKSYGVGQFKRFLNGGGDGHTP